In Microbacterium maritypicum, the following are encoded in one genomic region:
- a CDS encoding SPFH domain-containing protein: protein MDMLFTMLGGKGMSGLLKTGTAVLTLLLVLPALLKLFVVTVDEGWAAIRTRNGKPIIRNRPQRRPTARGGAVGEVVVLDPGSHGAFPLFYWYRLIDVRCRATDLPVREMGGASGHQHRVHASFEWRPIPTGRDLRVFELDVVNVKERASNIVGAALRDVIRGLDGTELPHNDEINARVIAASAEEVRRACGVELVRVMVTGDALTDGYLMSTALRDVDRGAQAVAALHALN, encoded by the coding sequence ATGGACATGCTCTTCACGATGCTGGGCGGCAAGGGGATGTCAGGGCTCCTGAAGACCGGCACCGCGGTTCTCACCCTGCTCCTGGTCCTTCCCGCGCTCCTCAAGCTCTTCGTCGTCACGGTCGATGAAGGCTGGGCCGCGATCCGGACCCGAAACGGCAAGCCCATCATCCGCAACCGTCCGCAGCGCCGTCCGACCGCTCGCGGCGGGGCTGTCGGGGAGGTCGTCGTCCTCGACCCCGGCTCACATGGCGCTTTCCCCCTGTTCTACTGGTATCGACTCATCGATGTGCGCTGCCGGGCGACCGACCTGCCCGTCCGCGAGATGGGCGGTGCGAGCGGACACCAGCATCGCGTGCACGCGTCGTTCGAATGGCGCCCGATACCGACGGGACGCGATCTCCGGGTTTTCGAGCTCGACGTCGTGAACGTCAAGGAACGCGCCTCGAACATCGTCGGGGCTGCCCTGCGAGACGTCATCCGGGGCCTCGACGGCACGGAGCTGCCGCACAACGACGAGATCAACGCGCGCGTGATCGCAGCCAGCGCCGAGGAGGTCCGTCGCGCCTGCGGGGTGGAGCTCGTGCGCGTGATGGTCACCGGCGACGCGTTGACCGACGGATACCTGATGTCGACGGCGCTCCGCGACGTGGATCGCGGCGCGCAGGCCGTCGCCGCACTGCACGCCCTGAACTGA
- a CDS encoding aconitate hydratase, with translation MSTVNSFGAKSTLTVGSTDYEIFRIDTVPGFEKLPFSLKVLLENLLRTEDGANVTKAQIEALGSWDAAAEPNTEIQFTPARVVMQDFTGVPCIVDLATMREAVTALGGDANKINPLSPAEMVIDHSVIADLFGSENALERNVEIEYERNGERYQFLRWGQTAFSDFKVVPPGTGIVHQVNIEHLAKVIYDRDVDGVLRAYPDTCVGTDSHTTMVNGLGVLGWGVGGIEAEAAMLGQPVSMLIPRVVGFKLSGEIPAGVTATDVVLTITDQLRKHGVVGKFVEFYGEGVASVPLANRATIGNMSPEFGSTAAIFPIDDVTLEYLRLTGRSEEAVALVEAYAKEQKLWHDANVEPTFSEYLELDLGTVVPSIAGPKRPQDRILLSEAKAQFEHDILGYTTASTSDDIVDLESKHSFPASDPGSVPGEEEPTTRPVHINSGAPANASKPVPVTTPSGEKYILDNGAVTLAAITSCTNTSNPSVMIAAGLVARKALEKGLKQKPWVKTTLGPGSKVVTDYYEKSGLDKDLEGLGFYTVGYGCTICIGNSGPLIEEVSEAINSHDLAVTAVLSGNRNFEGRISPDVKMNYLASPPLVIAYALAGSMHFDFENDALGKGTDGEDVFLKDIWPTPAEVQELVDSSISREQFIKQYATVFDGDERWRSLPTPDDAIFQWDENSTYVRKAPYFEGMTMELTPVKDIEGARVMATLGDSVTTDHISPAGNIKAGTPAAQYLTEHGVDRKDFNSFGSRRGNHEVMIRGTFANIRLKNAMVAAVNDGQVVEGGFTRDFTQPGGPQSYIYDASMNYQEQGTPLVIFGGKEYGSGSSRDWAAKGTSLLGVKAVITESFERIHRSNLIGMGVVPLQFPAGESWESLGLDGTEIVSITGLEELNNGVTPKTVKVTATPSENSPEGKQPVEFDAVVRIDTPGEADYYRNGGILQYVLRSLV, from the coding sequence GTGTCCACGGTGAACAGCTTCGGTGCCAAGAGCACCCTGACAGTCGGCAGCACCGACTATGAGATCTTCCGCATCGACACGGTGCCCGGTTTCGAGAAGCTCCCCTTCAGTCTCAAGGTCCTCCTGGAGAACCTGCTTCGCACCGAGGACGGTGCGAATGTGACGAAGGCGCAGATCGAGGCGCTGGGTTCGTGGGATGCCGCGGCAGAGCCCAATACCGAGATCCAGTTCACGCCCGCGCGCGTGGTCATGCAGGACTTCACCGGTGTGCCCTGCATCGTCGACCTCGCCACGATGCGCGAGGCCGTGACGGCCCTCGGCGGTGACGCGAACAAGATCAACCCGCTCTCGCCCGCCGAGATGGTCATCGACCACTCCGTCATCGCCGACCTGTTCGGCTCGGAGAACGCCCTCGAGCGCAACGTCGAGATCGAGTACGAGCGCAACGGCGAGCGCTACCAGTTCCTGCGCTGGGGCCAGACGGCCTTCAGCGACTTCAAGGTCGTCCCGCCCGGAACCGGCATCGTCCACCAGGTGAACATCGAGCACCTGGCCAAGGTCATCTACGACCGCGATGTCGACGGCGTGCTCCGCGCATACCCCGACACCTGCGTCGGCACCGACTCGCACACCACCATGGTCAACGGCCTGGGCGTGCTGGGCTGGGGTGTCGGCGGCATCGAGGCCGAGGCGGCCATGCTCGGCCAGCCCGTGTCGATGCTGATCCCGCGTGTCGTCGGTTTCAAGCTCTCCGGCGAGATCCCCGCCGGCGTGACCGCGACCGACGTCGTGCTCACGATCACCGACCAGCTGCGCAAGCACGGCGTGGTCGGCAAGTTCGTCGAGTTCTACGGTGAGGGCGTCGCCTCTGTGCCGCTCGCGAACCGCGCCACCATCGGAAACATGTCTCCCGAGTTCGGCTCCACGGCGGCGATCTTCCCGATCGATGACGTGACCCTCGAGTACCTGCGCCTGACCGGCCGCAGCGAAGAGGCCGTCGCGCTGGTCGAGGCGTACGCCAAGGAGCAGAAGCTCTGGCACGACGCGAACGTCGAGCCGACCTTCAGCGAGTACCTCGAGCTCGACCTCGGCACCGTCGTGCCGTCGATCGCCGGCCCGAAGCGCCCGCAGGACCGTATCCTCCTCTCCGAGGCGAAGGCCCAGTTCGAGCACGACATCCTGGGCTACACGACGGCGTCGACCTCCGACGACATCGTCGACCTGGAGTCGAAGCACTCCTTCCCGGCATCCGACCCGGGCTCTGTCCCCGGCGAAGAGGAGCCGACCACGCGTCCGGTGCACATCAACAGCGGCGCTCCGGCGAACGCCTCGAAGCCCGTCCCGGTCACGACGCCGTCGGGGGAGAAGTACATCCTCGACAACGGCGCCGTCACGCTCGCCGCCATCACCTCGTGCACCAACACGTCGAACCCGTCGGTGATGATCGCCGCCGGTCTCGTCGCACGCAAGGCGCTGGAGAAGGGCCTGAAGCAGAAGCCGTGGGTCAAGACCACGCTCGGCCCCGGCTCGAAGGTCGTCACCGACTACTACGAGAAGTCCGGCCTGGACAAGGACCTCGAGGGCCTCGGCTTCTACACGGTCGGCTACGGCTGCACGATCTGCATCGGCAACTCCGGTCCTCTGATCGAAGAGGTGTCGGAGGCGATCAACTCCCACGACCTCGCCGTCACGGCCGTCCTCTCGGGCAACCGCAACTTCGAGGGGCGCATCAGCCCCGACGTGAAGATGAACTACCTCGCCAGCCCGCCGCTGGTCATCGCCTACGCGCTGGCCGGGTCGATGCACTTCGACTTCGAGAACGACGCGCTCGGCAAGGGCACCGACGGTGAAGACGTCTTCCTCAAGGACATCTGGCCGACTCCGGCCGAGGTGCAGGAACTCGTCGACTCCTCGATCTCGCGCGAGCAGTTCATCAAGCAGTACGCGACGGTCTTCGACGGCGACGAGCGCTGGCGCAGCCTGCCCACGCCGGATGACGCGATCTTCCAGTGGGACGAGAACTCGACCTACGTCCGCAAGGCGCCGTACTTCGAGGGCATGACGATGGAGCTCACCCCGGTGAAGGACATCGAGGGCGCACGTGTCATGGCGACTCTGGGTGACTCGGTCACCACCGACCACATCTCGCCCGCCGGAAACATCAAGGCCGGCACGCCGGCGGCCCAGTACCTCACGGAGCACGGCGTCGACCGCAAGGACTTCAACTCCTTCGGTTCGCGTCGCGGCAACCACGAGGTCATGATCCGCGGAACCTTCGCGAACATCCGTCTGAAGAACGCGATGGTCGCGGCCGTCAACGACGGACAGGTCGTCGAGGGTGGCTTCACGCGTGACTTCACGCAGCCGGGCGGCCCGCAGTCGTACATCTACGACGCGAGCATGAACTATCAGGAGCAGGGCACGCCCCTCGTCATCTTCGGTGGCAAGGAGTACGGCTCCGGTTCGTCGCGCGACTGGGCGGCCAAGGGAACGAGCCTGCTGGGCGTCAAGGCGGTCATCACCGAGAGCTTCGAGCGCATCCACCGCTCGAACCTGATCGGCATGGGCGTCGTCCCGCTGCAGTTCCCCGCCGGCGAAAGCTGGGAGTCGCTGGGCCTCGACGGCACCGAGATCGTCTCGATCACGGGGCTGGAAGAGCTCAACAACGGTGTCACGCCCAAGACGGTCAAGGTCACGGCCACCCCGAGCGAGAACTCGCCCGAAGGCAAGCAGCCGGTCGAGTTCGACGCGGTCGTCCGCATCGACACACCCGGTGAGGCGGACTACTACCGCAACGGCGGCATCCTGCAGTACGTGCTGCGTTCGCTGGTCTGA
- the dxs gene encoding 1-deoxy-D-xylulose-5-phosphate synthase, with translation MPILPSISGPRDLDALSTVQLEELASEIRTFLVENVSQTGGHLGPNLGVVELTIALHRVFSSPDDPFIFDTGHQSYVHKLLTGRQDFSGLRVRGGLAGYPQRRESAHDVVESSHASSSLSWADGISRALTATGRADRHVVAVVGDGALTGGMTWEALNNISDDNDRNLVIVVNDNGRSYAPTIGGMSRYLNRVRTAAAYKDLHQRSDRLFRAFGPVGRAVFRGVRGGTHGFLSRFTNNEALYSNLDIKYLGPIDGHDLPALLETLELAKSYGAPVIVHTITEKGRGYQPARDDEADQFHAVGKIDPATGETLSSGGRGWTDVFSDALVSVGEQRSDVIAMTAAMLRPTGLAPFAERFPDRVYDVGIAEQHAVASAAGLAYGGLHPVVALYATFMGRAFDQVLMDVALHRAGVTFVLDRAGVTGPDGPSHHGMWDLAMLQIVPHIRIAAPRDGARLTEALSEAVQVDDAPTVIRFPKGEVAADLPAIERLKDGVDVLARGESEDVLIVAIGPFAELALDVAERLRAQGIGATVIDPRWAIPVRPSVIELAAHHRLVITLEDGIRVGGIGTRVRQVLREAGIDTAVDELGLPDEFIDHASRDQILADAGLTAPKIAQDIVSQVLGTRIPKARDAGETGTIDLPLHERH, from the coding sequence ATGCCCATTCTTCCGAGCATCTCAGGACCCCGTGATCTGGACGCGCTATCGACCGTTCAACTGGAGGAGCTCGCCTCCGAGATCCGCACATTCCTGGTCGAGAACGTCTCGCAGACCGGCGGTCACCTCGGCCCGAACCTGGGCGTCGTCGAACTGACGATCGCCCTGCACCGGGTCTTCTCGTCTCCGGACGATCCGTTCATCTTCGACACGGGGCACCAGTCCTACGTGCACAAGCTCCTCACGGGTCGCCAGGACTTCTCCGGCCTACGCGTGCGGGGAGGCCTCGCCGGCTACCCGCAGCGCAGGGAGAGCGCGCACGATGTCGTGGAGTCGTCGCATGCCTCGAGCTCGCTGAGCTGGGCGGACGGGATCTCCCGCGCACTCACAGCCACTGGTCGCGCGGATCGACATGTCGTCGCCGTCGTCGGGGACGGGGCCCTCACCGGCGGAATGACGTGGGAGGCGTTGAACAACATCTCCGATGACAACGACCGGAACCTCGTGATCGTCGTCAACGACAACGGTCGCTCATACGCGCCCACCATCGGCGGGATGTCGCGGTACCTGAACCGCGTGCGCACTGCAGCGGCATACAAGGATCTGCACCAGCGCTCCGACCGCCTGTTCCGTGCGTTCGGTCCTGTGGGCCGGGCGGTGTTCCGCGGGGTTCGCGGCGGAACCCACGGCTTCCTCTCCCGCTTCACCAACAATGAGGCGCTCTACTCCAACCTCGACATCAAGTACCTCGGTCCCATCGACGGACACGATCTCCCCGCTCTGCTCGAGACGCTCGAGCTGGCGAAGTCGTACGGCGCCCCGGTCATCGTGCACACGATCACCGAGAAGGGACGCGGTTACCAGCCCGCCCGAGACGACGAGGCCGACCAATTCCATGCGGTGGGGAAGATCGACCCCGCGACGGGTGAGACGCTGTCTTCCGGCGGTCGCGGCTGGACCGACGTGTTCTCGGACGCCCTCGTCTCGGTGGGGGAGCAGCGCAGCGATGTCATCGCGATGACGGCCGCCATGCTGCGACCGACGGGCCTCGCCCCGTTCGCCGAGCGGTTCCCCGATCGCGTGTACGACGTGGGGATCGCCGAGCAGCACGCGGTCGCCTCCGCCGCGGGGCTGGCATACGGCGGACTGCACCCCGTCGTCGCGCTCTACGCCACGTTCATGGGCAGGGCCTTCGATCAGGTGCTGATGGATGTCGCACTGCACCGTGCGGGCGTGACCTTCGTGCTCGACCGTGCCGGTGTGACCGGCCCCGACGGTCCGAGCCACCACGGGATGTGGGATCTCGCCATGCTGCAGATCGTCCCGCACATCCGCATCGCCGCTCCCAGGGACGGCGCGCGTCTGACCGAAGCGCTGAGCGAGGCCGTTCAGGTCGACGACGCGCCTACGGTCATCCGGTTCCCGAAGGGCGAGGTCGCCGCCGACCTTCCCGCCATCGAGCGCTTGAAAGACGGTGTGGACGTGCTCGCCCGGGGGGAGTCGGAGGACGTGCTGATCGTCGCCATCGGCCCGTTCGCCGAACTCGCGCTCGACGTCGCAGAGCGTCTTCGGGCGCAGGGCATCGGTGCCACCGTGATCGATCCGCGCTGGGCGATCCCGGTGCGACCGTCGGTGATCGAGCTGGCAGCACATCATCGTCTTGTGATCACCCTCGAGGACGGTATCCGCGTCGGCGGCATCGGCACGCGGGTGCGTCAGGTCCTGCGTGAGGCCGGCATCGACACGGCGGTGGACGAGCTCGGCCTGCCCGACGAGTTCATCGATCACGCCTCTCGGGACCAGATCCTCGCGGATGCGGGACTCACGGCGCCGAAGATCGCCCAGGACATCGTGTCGCAGGTGCTCGGTACCAGGATCCCGAAGGCGCGGGATGCGGGCGAGACGGGGACGATCGACCTGCCCCTCCACGAACGCCACTGA